From Paracoccus aminovorans, one genomic window encodes:
- a CDS encoding ABC transporter permease — protein MSNALDPHAAIVTEAGGLDQGGTLRTADGQPLTRALARSSRRARRRAFLLVLPLLLFILLTFVLPIGQMLQRSVKNDGFSANMPQLSAWFHDHPHGTQPDDAAWAALAADLTAAAESRTIGIVGTRVNYDMPGTRSLFTSAGRKARGGLEPPYRESILEMDAKWGDPKLWSVMREASSAYTANFYLAAVDRTRDDDGKIVQAPEQQRIYLKLFLRTFWLSLVITGTTFLLGFPIAHLLATLPMRKSNLLMILVLLPFWTSLLVRTTAWMVLLQQQGVVNDILVWLGVIGNNQRLQMIFNQTGTIIAMTHILLPFMILPLYSVMRTINPSYVRAARSLGATSWTAFRRIYFPQTLPGLGAGALLVFILAVGYYITPALVGGSSGQLISNLIAMHMTQTLNWSMAAALASLLLAGVLILYWVYDRLVGIDNLKLG, from the coding sequence ATGTCCAACGCGCTTGACCCCCATGCCGCCATCGTGACCGAGGCCGGCGGCCTCGACCAGGGCGGAACCCTGCGGACGGCCGACGGCCAGCCACTGACTCGGGCGCTGGCGCGCAGCTCGCGCCGGGCTCGGCGCCGGGCGTTCCTGCTGGTGCTGCCGCTGTTGCTGTTCATCCTGCTGACCTTCGTGCTGCCGATCGGGCAGATGCTGCAGCGCTCGGTCAAGAACGACGGCTTTTCCGCGAACATGCCGCAGCTTTCGGCCTGGTTCCACGACCATCCGCACGGCACCCAGCCGGACGACGCCGCCTGGGCGGCGCTGGCCGCGGACCTGACCGCCGCGGCCGAGTCGCGCACCATCGGCATCGTCGGCACCCGCGTCAACTACGACATGCCGGGCACGCGCTCGCTCTTCACTTCGGCCGGGCGCAAGGCGCGCGGCGGGTTGGAGCCGCCCTATCGCGAGTCGATCCTCGAGATGGACGCCAAATGGGGCGATCCCAAGCTGTGGTCGGTGATGCGCGAGGCTTCCTCGGCCTATACGGCGAACTTCTATCTGGCCGCCGTCGACCGCACCCGCGACGACGACGGCAAGATCGTCCAGGCGCCCGAGCAGCAGCGCATCTATCTCAAGCTGTTCCTGCGCACCTTCTGGCTGTCGCTGGTGATCACCGGCACCACCTTCCTGCTGGGCTTTCCCATCGCGCATCTGCTGGCGACGCTGCCGATGCGCAAGTCGAACCTGCTGATGATCCTGGTGCTGCTGCCGTTCTGGACCTCGCTGCTGGTCAGGACCACGGCCTGGATGGTGCTGCTGCAGCAGCAGGGGGTGGTCAACGACATCCTGGTCTGGCTGGGGGTGATCGGCAACAACCAGCGGCTGCAGATGATCTTCAACCAGACCGGCACGATCATCGCCATGACCCATATCCTGCTGCCCTTCATGATCCTGCCGCTCTATTCGGTGATGCGCACGATCAATCCCAGCTATGTGCGCGCGGCGCGCAGCCTGGGCGCGACCAGCTGGACGGCGTTCCGGCGCATCTATTTCCCGCAGACCCTGCCGGGGCTGGGGGCGGGGGCGCTTCTGGTCTTCATCCTGGCGGTGGGTTACTACATCACCCCGGCGCTGGTCGGCGGCTCGTCGGGGCAGCTGATCTCGAACCTGATCGCGATGCACATGACCCAGACGCTGAACTGGTCGATGGCGGCGGCGTTGGCCTCGCTGCTGCTGGCCGGGGTGCTGATCCTCTACTGGGTCTATGACCGCCTCGTCGGCATCGACAACCTGAAACTGGGGTAA
- a CDS encoding ABC transporter substrate-binding protein: protein MKRLLILTSALVAVAATAQAQDKQLNLLSWGGAYGNSHVEAYAKPFEAKTGIKVSVADADNPATPLKAQVEAGNVSTDVASVEYADAVRLCDEGLLETIDPAILAPAADGTSAMDDFIDGAVTDCFVGTDVYSMILAYDDGKFPDAKPAGAADFFDTAKFPGKRTMRKGAKFNLEFALMADGVAPDQVYETLGTPEGVDRAFAKLDAIKKDVIWWEAGAQPPQLLADGEVSMAFAFNGRIFDAAQKEGKPFKIVWDGQIYEMEGWVIPKGAPHPDAAKEFVTFSTSPEHQARAAEFISYGPPRKSAAALVGNIEGTDVPMGPNLPTFAENMKQALASNLDFWVDHDAELQERFNAWLAN, encoded by the coding sequence ATGAAGAGATTGCTCATCCTGACCTCGGCGCTGGTGGCCGTGGCAGCGACAGCCCAGGCCCAGGACAAGCAGCTGAACCTGCTGTCCTGGGGCGGGGCCTATGGCAACAGCCATGTCGAGGCCTATGCCAAGCCCTTCGAGGCCAAGACCGGCATCAAGGTCAGCGTCGCGGATGCCGACAACCCGGCCACGCCGCTGAAGGCGCAGGTCGAGGCGGGCAACGTCTCGACCGACGTGGCCTCGGTGGAATATGCCGATGCGGTCCGGCTGTGCGACGAGGGGCTGCTGGAAACCATCGATCCGGCGATCCTGGCCCCGGCGGCCGACGGCACCTCGGCGATGGATGATTTCATCGACGGCGCGGTGACCGACTGCTTCGTCGGCACCGACGTCTATTCGATGATCCTGGCCTATGACGACGGCAAGTTCCCGGACGCCAAGCCGGCCGGCGCGGCCGATTTCTTCGACACCGCCAAGTTCCCGGGCAAGCGCACCATGCGCAAGGGCGCCAAGTTCAACCTGGAATTCGCGCTGATGGCCGACGGCGTGGCGCCGGATCAGGTCTATGAGACGCTGGGCACCCCCGAGGGCGTGGACCGCGCCTTTGCCAAGCTCGATGCGATCAAGAAGGACGTGATCTGGTGGGAAGCCGGCGCCCAGCCGCCGCAGCTGCTGGCGGATGGCGAGGTCAGCATGGCCTTCGCCTTCAACGGCCGGATCTTCGACGCCGCCCAGAAAGAGGGCAAGCCGTTCAAGATCGTCTGGGACGGCCAGATCTACGAGATGGAGGGCTGGGTGATCCCGAAAGGCGCCCCGCATCCGGATGCCGCCAAGGAATTCGTGACCTTCTCGACCTCGCCCGAGCATCAGGCCCGCGCCGCCGAGTTCATCAGCTACGGCCCGCCGCGCAAGTCGGCCGCCGCGCTGGTCGGCAATATCGAGGGCACCGACGTGCCGATGGGTCCGAACCTGCCGACCTTCGCCGAGAACATGAAGCAGGCGCTGGCCTCGAACCTGGACTTCTGGGTCGATCACGACGCGGAACTGCAAGAGCGCTTCAACGCCTGGCTGGCGAACTGA
- the xylB gene encoding xylulokinase: protein MYLGIDLGTSGIKAMLLGQDFAVLGVAHAPLTVSRPHPGWSEQDPADWIAGCDSVIEALLRAHPDQMARLRGIGLSGHMHGAVLLDASDRVLRPCILWNDGRSGPQCAELEARADFRGIAGNLVMAGFTAPKLLWVQQNEPELFEKTAKVLLPKDYLRLWLTGGHVAEMSDAAGTLWLDVERRDWSDELLAATGLTRAQMPALVEGSDVSGHLRADLADRWGIPRVPVAGGGGDNAATACGMGVMTPGTGFLSLGTSGVLFAATESYAPNTAEAVHTFCHAVPDTWHQMGVILSATDSMAWLCEITGRSVPELAALVAGVTAPSPVTFLPYLSGERTPLNDPDATAAFLGLRRSHGLPELAQAVMEGVAMAFADCVHALRKAGTELEAAYAVGGGARSREWLRIIASATGLVLLEPEDGDFGAAFGAAKLAAACVTGDRSQRVFARPAIRAEIAPDPALAEAYAARHARHRAAYSRLRDLD, encoded by the coding sequence ATGTATCTGGGCATCGACCTCGGGACCTCGGGCATCAAGGCCATGCTGCTGGGCCAGGATTTCGCCGTGCTGGGGGTGGCCCACGCCCCGCTGACCGTCAGCCGCCCCCATCCCGGCTGGTCCGAGCAGGACCCGGCCGACTGGATCGCCGGCTGCGATTCGGTGATCGAGGCGTTGCTGCGCGCCCATCCCGACCAGATGGCGCGGTTGCGGGGCATCGGCCTGTCGGGGCATATGCATGGCGCGGTGCTGCTGGACGCCTCGGATCGGGTGCTGCGGCCCTGCATCCTGTGGAACGACGGCCGCTCGGGCCCGCAATGCGCCGAACTGGAGGCGCGGGCCGATTTCCGCGGCATCGCCGGCAATCTGGTCATGGCGGGCTTCACCGCGCCCAAGCTGCTGTGGGTGCAGCAAAACGAGCCGGAGCTCTTTGAAAAGACGGCCAAGGTGCTGCTGCCCAAGGATTACCTGCGGCTGTGGCTGACCGGCGGGCATGTGGCAGAGATGTCCGACGCGGCCGGGACGCTGTGGCTGGACGTGGAGCGCCGCGACTGGTCGGACGAGCTGCTGGCCGCGACCGGGCTGACGCGCGCCCAGATGCCGGCGCTGGTCGAGGGCAGCGATGTGTCCGGCCATCTGCGCGCCGATCTGGCGGACCGCTGGGGCATCCCGCGCGTGCCGGTGGCGGGCGGCGGCGGCGACAATGCCGCGACCGCCTGCGGCATGGGGGTGATGACGCCCGGCACCGGCTTTTTGTCGCTGGGCACCTCGGGCGTGCTGTTCGCCGCGACCGAATCCTATGCGCCGAACACGGCCGAGGCGGTGCATACCTTCTGCCACGCGGTGCCGGACACCTGGCACCAGATGGGGGTGATCCTGTCCGCCACCGACAGCATGGCCTGGCTGTGCGAAATCACCGGCCGCTCGGTGCCCGAACTCGCGGCGCTGGTCGCCGGGGTGACGGCGCCGTCGCCGGTGACCTTCCTGCCCTATCTCTCGGGCGAGCGCACGCCGCTGAACGACCCGGACGCCACTGCCGCCTTCCTGGGCCTGCGCCGCAGCCACGGCCTGCCCGAACTGGCGCAGGCGGTGATGGAGGGCGTGGCCATGGCCTTTGCCGATTGCGTCCACGCCCTGCGCAAGGCCGGCACCGAGCTTGAGGCCGCCTATGCCGTCGGCGGCGGCGCGCGGTCGCGGGAATGGCTGCGGATCATCGCTTCGGCCACCGGGCTGGTGCTGCTGGAACCCGAGGACGGCGATTTCGGCGCCGCCTTCGGCGCGGCGAAGCTGGCGGCGGCCTGCGTGACCGGCGACCGCTCGCAACGCGTCTTCGCCCGCCCCGCCATCCGTGCCGAGATCGCCCCCGATCCGGCGCTGGCCGAGGCCTATGCCGCGCGCCACGCCCGGCATCGCGCCGCCTATTCCCGGTTGCGCGACCTGGATTAA
- a CDS encoding ABC transporter substrate-binding protein produces the protein MKRLIILTTALCGLGFAAHAQDKEVNVVSWGGAYEKSQVEAYNTPFTKEKGIKVNMVAADDPATPLKAQVEAGNVTGDVFDVAMADAIRMCDEGALVEFDPATLPPGADGTPAVDDFVAGSLTDCAVGNIVWGTVIGFDTTKFADGAPATVADFFDTAKFPGKRGLPKSPKRTLYLALIADGVPAAEVYDTLGTPEGVDRAFQKLDTIKKDVVWWEAGAQPMQLLADGEVSMTTVYNGRLFDAIVGEGKPFDTIWDGQYLEINAFVVPKQAPHPEAALEYVNFATGTQPLADQAKWISYGPARKSSAPLVGLYNDGKTEMAPFMPTSDEHMKTAVVDDPEFWADHSAELAERFNNWLAAN, from the coding sequence ATGAAAAGACTGATCATCCTGACCACGGCGCTTTGCGGGTTGGGCTTCGCCGCGCATGCCCAGGACAAGGAAGTCAACGTCGTCTCTTGGGGCGGCGCCTATGAAAAGTCGCAGGTCGAGGCCTATAACACCCCCTTCACCAAGGAAAAGGGGATCAAGGTCAACATGGTCGCCGCCGACGACCCCGCCACCCCGCTGAAGGCGCAGGTCGAGGCCGGCAACGTCACCGGCGACGTCTTCGACGTGGCCATGGCCGACGCGATCCGCATGTGCGACGAAGGCGCGCTGGTCGAATTCGACCCGGCGACGCTGCCCCCGGGCGCGGACGGCACCCCCGCGGTCGATGATTTCGTGGCCGGTTCGCTGACCGATTGCGCGGTCGGGAACATCGTCTGGGGCACGGTGATCGGCTTCGACACCACCAAATTCGCCGACGGCGCCCCGGCGACGGTCGCGGATTTCTTCGACACCGCGAAATTTCCCGGCAAGCGCGGCCTGCCGAAATCGCCCAAGCGCACGCTGTATCTGGCACTGATCGCCGACGGCGTGCCGGCGGCCGAGGTTTATGACACGCTGGGCACCCCCGAGGGCGTCGACCGCGCCTTCCAGAAGCTCGACACCATCAAGAAGGACGTGGTCTGGTGGGAGGCGGGCGCCCAGCCCATGCAGCTTCTGGCCGATGGCGAGGTCTCGATGACCACGGTCTACAACGGCCGCCTGTTCGACGCCATCGTCGGCGAGGGCAAGCCCTTCGACACCATCTGGGACGGCCAGTATCTGGAGATCAACGCCTTCGTGGTGCCCAAGCAGGCCCCGCATCCCGAGGCGGCGCTGGAATACGTGAACTTCGCCACCGGCACCCAGCCGCTCGCCGACCAGGCGAAATGGATCAGCTACGGCCCGGCGCGCAAATCCTCGGCGCCGCTGGTCGGGCTCTACAACGACGGCAAGACCGAGATGGCGCCCTTCATGCCCACCAGCGACGAGCACATGAAGACCGCCGTCGTGGACGACCCCGAGTTCTGGGCCGACCATTCCGCGGAGCTGGCCGAGCGCTTCAACAACTGGCTGGCCGCCAACTGA
- a CDS encoding GNAT family N-acetyltransferase — protein MSDPVIRELDGLAELKRSEDLQRIVWGPDDPADNADLMLAIQHEGGLVAGAFDGAHMLGFLFAFPSATPGVQHSHRLAVLPQARGLRLGLRLKWFQRDWCLARGIRHVRWTYDPLRAVNAGLNVGALGGVSDTYLPDYYGAMPGINAGLPSDRLLLDWPLDSPGVAARAAGRAPPETAVAQRVPIPRDLDALLREAPEAALQARLALRDVLTAGFAGGLRITGFDTQACAYLLG, from the coding sequence ATGAGCGATCCCGTCATCCGCGAACTGGACGGCCTGGCCGAGCTGAAGCGGTCCGAAGACCTGCAACGCATCGTCTGGGGCCCGGACGATCCGGCCGACAATGCCGATCTGATGCTGGCCATCCAGCACGAGGGCGGTCTGGTCGCCGGCGCCTTCGACGGCGCGCATATGCTGGGATTCCTGTTCGCCTTCCCCTCGGCCACGCCGGGGGTGCAGCATTCGCACCGGCTGGCGGTGCTGCCGCAGGCGCGCGGGCTGCGGTTGGGGCTGCGGCTGAAATGGTTCCAACGCGACTGGTGCCTGGCCCGCGGCATCCGCCATGTGCGCTGGACCTACGACCCGCTGCGCGCGGTGAACGCGGGGCTGAACGTGGGCGCGCTGGGGGGCGTCTCGGACACCTACCTGCCGGATTATTACGGCGCCATGCCGGGGATCAACGCCGGCCTGCCCTCGGACCGGCTGCTGCTGGACTGGCCGCTGGACAGCCCGGGCGTCGCCGCGCGCGCCGCCGGGCGGGCGCCGCCCGAGACGGCGGTCGCGCAGCGGGTGCCGATCCCGCGCGATCTGGACGCGCTGCTGCGCGAGGCGCCCGAGGCGGCGCTGCAGGCGCGGCTGGCCCTGCGCGACGTCCTGACCGCCGGTTTTGCCGGCGGATTGCGGATCACCGGCTTCGACACGCAGGCCTGCGCCTATCTGCTGGGCTAG
- a CDS encoding DUF421 domain-containing protein, translating to MLEELRRILMHDQDFSFALEILFRTTIVYFYTLMLMRWLGGRTVAQLSIVEFLLVIAIGSAVGDSLFYDDVPLLPAMFAILLVSVYNKALDKAILSSKFMSRLFEGRPRIVITDGQVHDDRLVRQGIGMDELYSKLRQAGVEDLAQVKFAILEPNGGLSVLTRDGRGSEGLYRSPALPGDEMVWAERR from the coding sequence ATGCTCGAGGAACTTCGCCGCATCCTGATGCACGATCAGGATTTCAGCTTTGCGCTGGAAATCCTGTTCCGCACCACCATCGTCTATTTCTATACGCTGATGCTGATGCGCTGGCTGGGCGGGCGCACGGTGGCGCAGCTGTCCATCGTCGAATTCCTGCTGGTGATCGCCATCGGCTCGGCGGTGGGCGATTCGCTGTTCTACGACGACGTGCCGCTGCTGCCGGCCATGTTCGCCATCCTGCTTGTCTCGGTCTACAATAAGGCGCTGGACAAGGCGATCCTGTCCTCGAAGTTCATGTCGCGGCTGTTCGAGGGTCGGCCGCGCATCGTCATCACCGACGGACAGGTCCACGACGACCGCCTGGTGCGGCAGGGCATCGGCATGGACGAGCTCTACAGCAAGCTGCGGCAGGCCGGGGTCGAGGACCTGGCGCAGGTGAAATTCGCCATCCTGGAGCCCAACGGCGGGCTGTCGGTGCTGACCCGCGACGGCCGCGGCTCCGAGGGGCTGTATCGTTCGCCCGCGCTTCCCGGCGACGAAATGGTCTGGGCGGAACGCCGATGA
- a CDS encoding NAD(P)-dependent alcohol dehydrogenase: MKALVLEEKGRLSLREFDVPGVMGPRDVRIRTHTVGICGSDVHYYTHGKIGHFVVRQPMVLGHEASGTVIEVGEEVRHLQPGDRVCMEPGIPDPTSRASKLGIYNVDPAVTFWATPPVHGCLTPEVIHPAAFTYKLPDTVSFAEGAMVEPFAIGMQAALRARIQPGDIAVVTGAGPIGMMVALAALAGGCAKVVVADLAQPKLDIIGAYDGIQTVNIRNRPLAEAVAEATEGWGADIVFECSGAAPAILSMHQLARPGGAIVLVGMPVDPVPVDIVGLQAKELRVETVFRYANVYDRAIALIASGKVNLRPLISASIPFADSIAGFDRAVEARETDVKLQIVMPE; the protein is encoded by the coding sequence ATGAAGGCATTGGTGCTTGAGGAAAAGGGCCGTCTGTCGCTGCGGGAGTTCGACGTTCCCGGGGTGATGGGGCCGCGGGACGTGCGCATCCGCACACATACGGTCGGCATCTGCGGCTCGGACGTGCATTATTACACCCATGGCAAGATCGGCCATTTCGTGGTCCGTCAGCCGATGGTGCTGGGGCACGAGGCCTCGGGCACGGTGATCGAGGTCGGCGAAGAGGTCCGGCACCTGCAGCCCGGCGACCGCGTCTGCATGGAGCCGGGGATTCCCGACCCGACCTCGCGCGCCTCAAAACTGGGCATCTACAACGTCGATCCGGCCGTGACCTTCTGGGCGACGCCGCCGGTGCACGGCTGCCTGACGCCCGAGGTGATCCATCCGGCCGCCTTCACCTACAAGCTGCCCGACACCGTCAGCTTCGCCGAGGGCGCCATGGTCGAGCCCTTTGCCATCGGCATGCAGGCGGCCCTGCGCGCGCGCATCCAGCCGGGCGACATCGCGGTCGTCACCGGCGCCGGCCCCATCGGCATGATGGTGGCGCTGGCCGCGCTGGCCGGCGGTTGCGCCAAGGTCGTGGTCGCCGACCTGGCCCAGCCCAAGCTGGACATCATCGGCGCCTATGACGGCATTCAGACGGTGAACATCCGCAACCGTCCCCTCGCCGAAGCCGTGGCCGAGGCGACCGAGGGCTGGGGCGCCGACATCGTCTTCGAATGCTCGGGCGCGGCGCCGGCGATCCTGTCGATGCACCAGTTGGCCCGGCCGGGCGGCGCCATTGTGCTGGTCGGCATGCCGGTCGATCCGGTGCCGGTCGATATCGTCGGGCTTCAGGCCAAGGAACTGCGGGTCGAGACCGTCTTTCGCTATGCCAATGTCTACGACCGCGCCATCGCGCTGATCGCCTCGGGCAAGGTGAACCTGCGGCCGCTGATCTCGGCCTCGATCCCCTTCGCGGACAGCATCGCCGGCTTCGACCGCGCCGTGGAGGCGCGCGAGACCGACGTGAAGCTGCAGATCGTGATGCCGGAGTAA
- a CDS encoding NAD(P)/FAD-dependent oxidoreductase, with amino-acid sequence MTPSRRTLKRDLRSGRPFWAETPHISAAHLAAPSARRWDVVIVGTGISAALLAERLTRRKRRVLILDRRPPLRGSTLASTAMIQHEIDVPLSRLGRQIGPDKAARAWRRSVQAVETLLRLSRRLGLDCQMQRKRALYLAGDEMGFRALEAEAEARAAAGIPAEFLNRQRLMAEFGIDRTGAIVSPASASANPGQLTAALLRVAQERGAEIVSPFEVADFAELADGVALASAAGQVVVAGHAVFCTGYEFLPQMVSPHHRIISTWAIASEDGVAQPPWLKDFLVWEASDPYLYFRSTPTGRIIAGGEDEDTSGAHEDPAKLRRNAAEIARKLRRLTGIRFRPAYAWAAAFGDSDDGLPIIDAVPGCKRSLAVMGFGGNGITYSVIAAEVVARRIDGRRDPDADLYRFR; translated from the coding sequence ATGACCCCGTCGCGACGCACCCTCAAGCGCGACCTGCGCAGCGGCCGCCCGTTCTGGGCCGAGACGCCGCATATCTCGGCCGCGCATCTGGCCGCGCCCTCGGCCCGGCGCTGGGACGTGGTGATCGTCGGCACCGGCATTTCCGCCGCCCTGCTGGCCGAACGGCTGACCCGGCGCAAGCGGCGGGTGCTGATCCTAGACCGCCGGCCGCCGCTGCGCGGCTCGACGCTGGCCTCGACCGCGATGATCCAGCACGAGATCGACGTGCCGCTGTCGCGGCTGGGCCGGCAGATCGGCCCGGACAAGGCGGCGCGGGCCTGGCGGCGTTCGGTCCAGGCGGTCGAGACGCTGCTGCGGTTGTCGCGCCGGCTGGGGCTGGACTGCCAGATGCAGCGCAAGCGGGCGCTGTATCTGGCCGGGGACGAGATGGGCTTTCGCGCCCTGGAGGCCGAGGCCGAGGCCCGCGCCGCCGCCGGCATCCCGGCCGAATTCCTGAACCGGCAGCGGCTGATGGCGGAATTCGGCATCGACCGCACCGGCGCCATCGTCTCGCCCGCCTCGGCCTCGGCCAATCCGGGCCAGCTGACCGCGGCGCTGCTGCGGGTGGCGCAGGAACGCGGGGCCGAGATCGTCTCGCCCTTCGAGGTCGCCGATTTCGCCGAGCTTGCAGACGGGGTGGCGCTGGCCTCGGCCGCTGGGCAGGTCGTGGTCGCGGGCCATGCGGTCTTCTGCACCGGCTACGAGTTCCTGCCGCAGATGGTCTCGCCGCATCACCGCATCATCTCGACCTGGGCCATCGCCTCCGAGGACGGCGTGGCGCAGCCGCCTTGGCTCAAGGATTTCCTGGTCTGGGAGGCGTCGGACCCCTACCTGTATTTCCGCTCGACCCCCACCGGCCGGATCATCGCCGGCGGCGAGGACGAGGACACCTCCGGCGCGCATGAAGACCCGGCGAAGCTGCGCCGCAACGCCGCCGAGATCGCCCGCAAGCTGCGCCGGCTGACCGGCATCCGCTTCCGTCCCGCCTATGCCTGGGCCGCGGCTTTCGGCGACAGCGACGACGGCTTGCCGATCATCGACGCGGTGCCGGGCTGCAAGCGCAGCCTGGCGGTGATGGGTTTCGGCGGCAACGGCATCACCTATTCCGTCATCGCCGCCGAGGTCGTGGCCCGGCGCATCGACGGCCGCCGCGACCCCGACGCCGATCTCTACCGCTTCCGCTAG
- the menC gene encoding o-succinylbenzoate synthase, giving the protein MTTPAPDKPRLFPGIRIEAAELRLVRLPLLTPFVISTGTVTEKLFPLLTLRAEGLEGHAEGVMDPLPDYLEETLPAALPFLRQAVLPQVVGQRFESPAQLAPILDPWRGHRMAKAMVEMAVWDLWAKALDLPLCAALGGVRETVEVGVSLGITDIPATLDRVRAALEAGYRRVKLKIRRGHDLALLAAVRAEFPDAKLTVDANTDYGLGDLPLLKSMDRFGLDYIEQPLAFDDIQDHAKLQAQMLTAICLDESIRSATDARQALTADAARVVNIKVGRVGGFGPARAIHDLCAAFGVPVWCGGMLESGIGRAQNIHLATLPNFTKPGDTSSASRYFRRDIVEQPLEAEAGLMAVPRHGPGLGVTLDRAYLATVSDAPEFFR; this is encoded by the coding sequence ATGACCACACCCGCCCCCGACAAGCCCCGCCTCTTTCCCGGCATCCGCATCGAGGCGGCCGAGCTGCGGCTGGTGCGACTGCCGCTGCTGACGCCCTTCGTGATCTCGACCGGCACCGTGACCGAGAAGCTGTTCCCGCTGCTGACGCTGCGGGCCGAGGGGCTGGAAGGCCATGCCGAGGGCGTCATGGACCCGCTGCCCGACTACCTGGAGGAAACGCTGCCCGCCGCCCTGCCCTTCCTGCGCCAGGCGGTGCTGCCGCAGGTCGTGGGCCAGCGTTTCGAGAGCCCGGCGCAGCTGGCCCCGATCCTGGACCCCTGGCGCGGGCACCGGATGGCCAAGGCCATGGTCGAGATGGCGGTCTGGGACCTGTGGGCCAAGGCGCTGGACCTGCCGCTTTGCGCGGCACTGGGCGGCGTGCGCGAGACGGTCGAGGTCGGCGTCAGCCTGGGCATCACCGACATTCCCGCGACGCTCGACCGCGTGCGCGCGGCGCTGGAGGCCGGCTATCGCCGCGTCAAGCTTAAGATCCGGCGCGGCCACGACCTGGCGCTGCTGGCCGCCGTCCGGGCCGAATTTCCGGACGCGAAGCTGACGGTGGACGCGAATACCGACTACGGGCTGGGCGACCTGCCGCTGCTGAAATCCATGGACCGGTTCGGGCTGGACTATATCGAGCAGCCGCTGGCCTTCGACGACATCCAGGACCATGCGAAGCTGCAAGCGCAGATGCTGACCGCGATCTGCCTGGACGAAAGCATCCGCTCGGCCACCGATGCGCGGCAGGCGCTGACAGCCGATGCGGCGCGGGTGGTCAACATCAAGGTCGGCCGCGTCGGCGGCTTCGGTCCCGCCCGCGCCATCCACGACCTTTGCGCGGCCTTCGGCGTGCCGGTCTGGTGCGGCGGCATGCTGGAATCCGGCATCGGCCGGGCGCAGAACATCCACCTGGCGACGCTGCCGAATTTCACCAAGCCCGGCGACACTTCCTCGGCCAGCCGCTATTTCCGCCGCGACATCGTCGAGCAGCCGCTCGAAGCCGAGGCCGGGCTGATGGCGGTGCCGCGCCACGGGCCGGGGTTGGGGGTGACCCTGGACCGCGCCTATCTCGCCACCGTCAGCGACGCGCCCGAATTTTTCCGATGA
- a CDS encoding ABC transporter ATP-binding protein, with amino-acid sequence MTSQPGNDAFVVFDHVQKSYDGQTLVVKDLNLSIGKGEFLTMLGPSGSGKTTCLMMLAGFETATHGEIRLDGRNINDVPPHKRGIGMVFQNYALFPHMTVGENLAFPLEVRGMGKAEREERVTRALDMVQMGKFISRRPAQMSGGQCQRIALARALVFDPKLVLMDEPLGALDKQLREHMQFEIKALHDRLGITVVYVTHDQGEALTMSDRIAVFNDGRIQQLAPPPVLYEQPENSFVAGFIGENNALRGTIEQLQGDKALVRLQNGEVIDATAVNIRESGQTTTVSIRPERVEFKPDLMPAGAHTVEAQVRDVVYMGDILRARLNVAGQEDFVMKYRNTLGQVKLSPGQTIRIGWHPEDARALDPV; translated from the coding sequence GTGACATCGCAACCCGGCAACGACGCGTTCGTTGTCTTCGATCACGTCCAAAAGAGCTATGACGGTCAGACCCTCGTGGTGAAGGATCTGAACCTGAGCATCGGCAAGGGCGAATTCCTGACCATGCTTGGACCCTCCGGCTCGGGCAAGACCACCTGCCTGATGATGCTGGCGGGATTCGAGACGGCGACGCATGGAGAAATCCGGCTGGACGGCCGCAATATCAACGACGTGCCGCCGCACAAGCGCGGCATCGGCATGGTGTTCCAGAACTACGCGCTGTTCCCGCACATGACGGTGGGGGAAAACCTGGCCTTCCCGCTGGAGGTCCGCGGCATGGGCAAGGCCGAGCGCGAGGAACGCGTGACCCGCGCGCTGGACATGGTGCAGATGGGCAAGTTCATCAGCCGCCGCCCGGCGCAGATGTCCGGCGGCCAGTGCCAGCGGATCGCGCTGGCCCGGGCGCTGGTCTTCGACCCCAAGCTGGTCTTGATGGACGAGCCGCTGGGCGCGCTCGACAAGCAGCTGCGCGAGCATATGCAGTTCGAGATCAAGGCCCTGCACGACCGCTTGGGCATCACCGTGGTCTATGTCACCCACGACCAGGGCGAGGCGCTGACCATGTCGGACCGCATCGCCGTCTTCAACGACGGCCGCATCCAGCAACTGGCGCCGCCGCCGGTGCTGTACGAGCAGCCCGAGAACAGCTTCGTCGCCGGCTTCATCGGCGAGAACAACGCCCTGCGCGGCACCATCGAGCAGCTTCAGGGCGACAAGGCCCTGGTCAGGCTGCAGAACGGCGAGGTGATCGACGCCACCGCCGTCAATATCCGCGAAAGCGGCCAGACCACCACGGTCTCGATCCGGCCCGAGCGGGTCGAGTTCAAGCCCGACCTGATGCCCGCCGGCGCCCATACCGTCGAGGCCCAGGTCCGCGACGTGGTCTATATGGGCGACATCCTGCGGGCCCGGCTGAACGTCGCCGGGCAAGAGGATTTCGTGATGAAATACCGCAATACGCTGGGCCAGGTGAAACTGTCGCCCGGCCAGACGATCAGGATCGGCTGGCATCCCGAGGATGCCCGCGCGCTGGATCCGGTCTGA